Proteins found in one Actinokineospora alba genomic segment:
- a CDS encoding S8 family serine peptidase — MGKKTWAVVAVGAAAVAGTGIVSLTATAAQPAPAAPAAQSAPVRLIVGYKSQAEQAGSDNAVKAHLAAKAQSLTLQRRLGTGAVLVDVGGADSKALIAALKADPNVAFVEPELRATTMAAPNDPDYSKQWHYFEEKAGMNVPGAWSSSTGAGVTVAVIDTGYAKHSDLEANTVAGYDFVSNSSAARDNDGRDPNPADQGDWSAAGECSSTSPAANSSWHGTHVAGTIAAATNNAKGVAGVAYDAKIQHVRVLAKCGGSFADIDDGIVWASGGTVNGVPANKTPAKVLNLSLGGQATCPTNTQNAINGAVQRGSVVVVAAGNSGKDAAGFTPASCKNVIVVAATDRDGNRAQFRSDNSASSNYGTIVDIAAPGGETWTASDRSNGILSTLNSGTTTPSSESYAFYQGTSMATPHVAGLAALMLGKKSDLTPAQVEAAIKQNARPLPGTCTGGCGAGIADAAKTVGSLGDTVGGPAVTNPGNQTGKVGVAASLQVKATDPAGKTLTYSASGLPAGLSINSTSGLISGTPTAAGTSNVTVTATNTDSKSGTTTFTWTVEGDGTGGTVTVTRPQDQWGFKGWAIQPLQMQGSSTAGGTLTFSATGLPPGLTISASGRITGTPTTSGTYTVTVTAKDSGGGTGTTTFGWRVY, encoded by the coding sequence GTGGGTAAAAAGACCTGGGCGGTGGTCGCGGTCGGCGCGGCCGCTGTCGCCGGAACCGGCATCGTGTCGCTCACCGCGACCGCCGCCCAGCCCGCCCCGGCCGCGCCCGCGGCCCAGTCCGCGCCGGTCCGCCTGATCGTCGGGTACAAGTCCCAGGCCGAGCAGGCCGGTTCGGACAACGCCGTCAAGGCGCACCTCGCGGCGAAGGCCCAGAGCCTCACCCTGCAGCGCAGGCTCGGCACCGGCGCGGTGCTCGTCGACGTCGGCGGCGCGGACAGCAAGGCGCTGATCGCGGCGCTGAAGGCCGACCCGAACGTCGCGTTCGTCGAGCCGGAGCTGCGGGCCACCACCATGGCCGCGCCCAACGACCCCGACTACTCGAAGCAGTGGCACTACTTCGAGGAGAAGGCGGGCATGAACGTGCCGGGTGCCTGGTCCTCCTCGACCGGCGCGGGCGTCACCGTCGCGGTGATCGACACCGGCTATGCCAAGCACTCCGACCTCGAGGCGAACACCGTCGCGGGCTACGACTTCGTCAGCAACAGCTCGGCCGCGCGCGACAACGACGGGCGCGACCCGAACCCGGCCGACCAGGGTGACTGGTCCGCCGCGGGCGAGTGCAGCTCCACCTCCCCCGCCGCGAACTCCAGCTGGCACGGCACGCACGTGGCGGGCACCATCGCCGCGGCGACGAACAACGCCAAGGGCGTCGCGGGCGTGGCCTACGACGCGAAGATCCAGCACGTGCGCGTGCTGGCGAAGTGCGGCGGCTCGTTCGCCGACATCGACGACGGCATCGTGTGGGCGTCGGGCGGCACCGTGAACGGCGTCCCGGCCAACAAGACCCCGGCGAAGGTCCTCAACCTGAGCCTCGGCGGCCAGGCGACCTGCCCGACCAACACGCAGAACGCGATCAACGGCGCCGTGCAGCGCGGCTCGGTCGTCGTCGTGGCGGCGGGCAACTCCGGCAAGGACGCGGCAGGCTTCACCCCGGCGAGCTGCAAGAACGTGATCGTCGTGGCGGCCACCGACCGCGACGGCAACCGGGCGCAGTTCCGCTCGGACAACAGCGCGTCGTCGAACTACGGCACGATCGTCGACATCGCCGCCCCCGGTGGCGAGACGTGGACCGCGTCGGACCGCAGCAACGGCATCCTGTCGACGCTGAACTCGGGCACGACCACGCCGAGCAGCGAGTCCTACGCCTTCTACCAGGGCACCAGCATGGCGACCCCGCACGTCGCGGGCCTTGCCGCGCTGATGCTCGGCAAGAAGAGCGACCTCACCCCGGCGCAGGTCGAGGCGGCCATCAAGCAGAACGCGCGGCCGCTTCCCGGCACCTGCACCGGCGGCTGCGGCGCGGGCATCGCCGACGCCGCGAAGACCGTCGGCTCGCTCGGCGACACCGTGGGCGGCCCGGCCGTCACCAACCCGGGCAACCAGACCGGCAAGGTCGGTGTGGCGGCATCGCTGCAGGTCAAGGCGACCGACCCGGCGGGCAAGACGCTGACGTACTCGGCGTCGGGTCTCCCGGCGGGCCTGTCGATCAACTCGACGAGCGGCCTGATCTCCGGCACGCCGACCGCGGCGGGCACGTCGAACGTCACGGTCACCGCGACGAACACCGACAGCAAGTCCGGCACGACGACGTTCACCTGGACCGTCGAGGGCGACGGCACCGGCGGCACGGTCACCGTGACCCGTCCGCAGGACCAGTGGGGCTTCAAGGGCTGGGCGATCCAGCCCCTGCAGATGCAGGGGAGCAGCACCGCGGGCGGCACGCTGACGTTCAGCGCGACCGGCCTTCCCCCGGGCCTGACGATCAGCGCGTCGGGCCGGATCACCGGCACGCCGACGACCTCGGGGACCTACACGGTCACCGTGACCGCGAAGGACTCCGGCGGCGGCACGGGCACCACGACGTTCGGCTGGCGCGTCTACTAG